The following are encoded together in the Triticum dicoccoides isolate Atlit2015 ecotype Zavitan chromosome 6B, WEW_v2.0, whole genome shotgun sequence genome:
- the LOC119326717 gene encoding uncharacterized protein LOC119326717 → MADERRSRRGGTEAGPYASDARVRPQSTRTQRPSMAARVDVAGRGEELLRPDTENGVEAAGSGDSGGAGDERLRGVQAAASMKLIVGMTDLVSPFVVLYEDDVDAFWCFEMLLRRMRENFHLEGPTGVMKRLEALWKIMELIDT, encoded by the exons atgGCGGACgagaggaggagcaggaggggAGGCACGGAGGCAGGTCCATATGCGTCAGACGCGCGCGTTCGCCCGCAGTCAACGCGGACGCAGCGGCCGTCCATGGCGGCTCGGGTCGATGTAGCAGGACGAGGGGAGGAGCTCTTGAGGCCTGACACCGAGAATGGAGTGGAGGCGGCTGGATCTGGCGATTCTGGAGGGGCTGGCGACGAGCGGCTCCGTGGGGTTCAAGCGGCGGCTTCCATG AAATTGATTGTAGGTATGACCGATCTGGTTTCCCCTTTTGTTGTTCTATACGAGGATGATGTAGATGCCTTTTGGTGTTTTGAGATGCTACTGAGAAGGATG CGTGAAAATTTCCACCTCGAGGGACCGACAGGAGTTATGAAGCGGTTGGAAGCATTGTGGAAGATCATGGAATTGATAGATACGTAA